In Oryza sativa Japonica Group chromosome 11, ASM3414082v1, the following are encoded in one genomic region:
- the LOC4350148 gene encoding daphnetin O-methyltransferase 1-like, protein MAGQANTIQVPTDAELLQAQADLWRHSFSYLTAMALRCAAKLGIPTAIHRLGGEEAAASLPDLMAALSLPASKQPFVRRLMRLLVAVGVFAADGVADERYRLTPLSRILVDGVAAADDHHHDVLQTPFVLTATSRQYVEAALGVDEWLRKDAPPAPAPVPSPFEDAHGAPLFDEATAAAIDPEFAAAADDALAAHDSLGIGAVLRECGDLLRGVASLTDCAGGDGATARAIAAAFPHIKCTVLDLPKVIDKAPVDDGVVNYVAGDMFHAVPPAQAVLLKLVLHFWSDDDCVKILSQCKKAIPSRKEGGKVIVIDILIEPSLGPAMLETQLLMDMAMMVNTRGRQRDESEWRDLFFRAGFSDYKIAKKLGARAVFEVYP, encoded by the exons ATGGCGGGTCAAGCTAACACAATACAGGTTCCCACCGACGCTGAGCTGCTGCAAGCACAGGCCGACCTATGGCGCCACAGCTTCTCCTACCTCACGGCCATGGCGCTCCGCTGCGCCGCCAAGCTCGGCATCCCCACCGCCATCCACCgcctcggcggcgaggaggcggcagcaTCCTTGCCCGATCTCATGGCGGCCTTGTCCCTCCCGGCGAGCAAGCAACCGTTCGTCCGCCGCCTCATGcggctcctcgtcgccgtcggcgtcttcgccgccgacggcgtcgccgacgagcgCTACCGCCTCACCCCGCTGTCCCGCATCCTCGtcgacggcgtcgccgccgccgacgaccaccaccacgacgttCTCCAGACGCCCTTCGTCCTCACCGCGACGTCGCGGCAGTACGTCGAGGCGGCGCTGGGGGTGGACGAGTGGCTGCGGAAggacgcgccgccggcgccggcgccggtgccgtcgccgttcgAGGACGCGCACGGCGCGCCGCTGTTCGACGAGGCCACCGCGGCGGCCATCGACCCGGagttcgccgcggcggcggacgacgcccTGGCGGCGCACGACAGCCTCGGGATCGGCGCCGTGCTGAGGGAGTGCGGCGACCTCCTCCGCGGGGTGGCGTCGCTGACCGactgcgccggcggcgacggcgcgacggcgagggcCATCGCCGCGGCATTCCCGCACATCAAGTGCACGGTGCTGGACCTCCCGAAGGTGATCGACAAGGCGCCGGTGGATGATGGCGTGGTTAACTATGTTGCAGGTGACATGTTTCATGCTGTCCCACCTGCTCAAGCCGTGCTTCTCAAG CTTGTACTGCATTTTTGGAGCGATGACGACTGCGTGAAGATCCTGTCCCAGTGCAAGAAAGCCATCCCTTCACgaaaggagggagggaaggtgATCGTCATAGACATACTGATCGAGCCTTCGCTGGGGCCAGCGATGCTCGAAACCCAGCTGCTGATGGACATGGCCATGATGGTCAACACCAGAGGCCGACAGCGAGACGAAAGCGAGTGGCGAGACCTGTTCTTCAGAGCTGGATTCAGTGACTATAAGATCGCCAAGAAGCTCGGAGCTCGAGCTGTGTTCGAGGTCTATCCATGA